The Anopheles maculipalpis chromosome 3RL, idAnoMacuDA_375_x, whole genome shotgun sequence genomic sequence AGGATTGAACCATACTGTTTCACCTTCAAGAGTTTCAATCGTGTACGAAACTTCCGTAACGTTCGGTGGCATCCAGAATGCTGGGAATCGTTCATTCTCGATGTTGGTCGCCGTCGAGAAGGTAATTGGTATCCACCAGGAGTTTGTGAAAGGTTCCGCTGGTGGTTCATCTGCAACGTAGCGTTGCTGGGTAAAGAGGAACTCATCGCCATCACGACGAACTGTAACGATTGGGACACCTGGCTGATTGGACCAGGAACTGAAAATGTCGTGCATTGAAAGGCTGATGGGTAGGACTGCATCTTCTTTCGCAGCCTGCTCCAGACTATCGAATAGATTGGATTCCTCAACAACTCCACGTTCTTTACTGTAAGTATGATAGTTAATGATTATTGATAGTTCAAGCATTGAAAGCAGTACGGGTGAGACTAAAGATAACTTACTTTTGTTCAAGATAGTAGCGCAGTCCCTTTTGGAATGTTTGCTCGCCCAATGCATAGTTCATCATGCGCAGAACAGAGGCAGCTTTGTCATAGGCAATAGAATCGAACAGTCTGGAAATACCCTGTCGTGTATCGATGTAGTACGTCATGGGGCGTACCGTTAAGGCACTGTCCGCCCTTAGCGCAGTCTGTAGTGGTCCGCTTATGAAGCGCTCGCGTAAATCCAGTTCTGGATGGGACTGAGTGGTAAAGAGAAAGCCACATGCAAAGCTTGTCGTTGTATGTTAGCTAGCCTTGGTAGTACTTACGATATATCCAACGTAGTACTGATAGAGTCGTGCGAAACCTTCGTTAAGCCACAGGTAGCTCCACCATTTCGGTGCCAGCAGGTTACCGAAAAATTGATGGGTGAATTCATGGCCAACGATCGTTACGACACCAATCTGCCGCTGTTCACCTTGCTCCGGTTCGTAAAAGATAGTCGACTCCCTGTAGGTTACTAAGCCCCAATTCTCCATTGCGCCCGCACTGTAGTCAGAGTCTTTGATTGCCACATTGTCAATCTTGGACATACTGTAGCGCTGCCCAAAGTATTCTTCCATAGCACGCATAAAGCGCTTGGAAGCATCGACAGAATAGGACAGTAGGTGGGCCGACGCGGGCTTGGCCCACGATGCTACGGCTAGCTGAGGCTGAGTCAGTACTTCACGCTCGTACACAAAGTCTGACACCAACCAGGCAACGAGATACGTTTGCATGCGTGGAGTCGTCGCAAAGGTGGACAGTTTCTTTCCATCACTAAGCAATTGAATTCCACGAAGGGGCGCATTGGACCGAGCATGGTACTCAATGCCACACACGATGAAAATGTCGTACGTTGTCTTTATGCCTGGCTCATCGTAGCAGGGAAAAGAGGTGCGTGCATCGACCGATTCGAATTGCGTTAGTCCAAGATATCTGTGGTGAAAAATAATAGTATGTTTGTCTTGttgccgctttttttttttgcacaactgAACACACATCTCACCTCACAACACCTTCGGCATCCTCGTAAGATGATCGGTAAAATCCTGCCTGATCATTGCGATCGATACTGTTGGTGAAGTCAATTTCGAGCGTGTAGGTACCACTGTTCGGTTGCAGGATCGTACCAACGTTGATCACCAGAAATTCTTTCTCTTCATCAAACTCAAAATTCTTTAACGCTATCGTCAGTCCGGCACTGTTGCGAAGTTGCAGCTTCGTGATCACATTGCGCAAGCTATGCAACACTATTTGATCGGTCGCTTCTACCACATTGATTCTGATTTGAACATTTCCAGTGTACTCGAAGACACCACGGTGCACATCCGTATCTAGACGAAGGGTATAGTGCGTAGGCACGGTAGTGTTCGGTAGTCGGAAGGAGTCGAAAGCTCGTCCAGACACTATGCCACGTGCTTGAACGACACTGGGTGCTACGGCGAGCAGTGCCGCTAGCAGCAAAACACTGCAAGCGAGGCCACACAATTTCTTCATCGCAAAACACACTAAACAACCGACCGATCGGTTCGAATGCTGGCGGTAGTCTCCGCTATTTATACAAAGCGGCGAAAAATTTTGATGACAACAGCGTTTTTAGTATCATATCAGAAACACAGATAAAGGCTTAAGTGAAGAGGCTAATTTTCTATAGCAATTGGCTGACGTTTTGTTTGAAGCAGTTAAGATAATGTATGGGCAATCGTTGAATGATACGTAAGACGCGAACGGTTACTTCACGATTAACATTTGTAAATATCTATTGGAGATGAAGCTCCCTTATCAGTGACACTTGAACGATTGTTGTTTAATGGGTTAATGACAGTGATATACTCGTCCTACAACTAGTATTGCATGTACTGGTATTGGTTTAGGAATTATCTTGTATGGTATGTAATCTTTCGATTGTGAACATGTGCGTTGAAGATTTACTACAACCAATGTTTGTAAATTGATACAAGAAAGAGTGTCAACTTATCgcgttgttttaatatttttcaagaTCTTCCTACTTTACGTGTTTTGAGCTGCTTTCGTCTTGATTAAAGCACGTGAAGAAAAACCCAGGGATGGTAAGAGCTTACTCTCGTTGATCATTTCGAACGCCGTAGCCTATTACGTCTATGTGAGGTTAAGTACATCAATAATGCTGACTCCGCCTTATGTTTTTTCTGTTACAGTCCCGTAATCAAAAACCCTCCGAAACTCCCATTACCCTTTTTCCGCTGCGATGTTGCTTGACATGTTGCGACCTTCTTCCTGAGCATTTCTTCGGTGTGTTTGACGCTCTTGCGAGTAAGACTGTTTCTTTGGTGGCCGCTCTTTAGCACACTAAAGAGTTTTCTTTCTAAGGACGCTGTGAGCCT encodes the following:
- the LOC126560758 gene encoding glutamyl aminopeptidase-like gives rise to the protein MKKLCGLACSVLLLAALLAVAPSVVQARGIVSGRAFDSFRLPNTTVPTHYTLRLDTDVHRGVFEYTGNVQIRINVVEATDQIVLHSLRNVITKLQLRNSAGLTIALKNFEFDEEKEFLVINVGTILQPNSGTYTLEIDFTNSIDRNDQAGFYRSSYEDAEGVVRYLGLTQFESVDARTSFPCYDEPGIKTTYDIFIVCGIEYHARSNAPLRGIQLLSDGKKLSTFATTPRMQTYLVAWLVSDFVYEREVLTQPQLAVASWAKPASAHLLSYSVDASKRFMRAMEEYFGQRYSMSKIDNVAIKDSDYSAGAMENWGLVTYRESTIFYEPEQGEQRQIGVVTIVGHEFTHQFFGNLLAPKWWSYLWLNEGFARLYQYYVGYISHPELDLRERFISGPLQTALRADSALTVRPMTYYIDTRQGISRLFDSIAYDKAASVLRMMNYALGEQTFQKGLRYYLEQNKERGVVEESNLFDSLEQAAKEDAVLPISLSMHDIFSSWSNQPGVPIVTVRRDGDEFLFTQQRYVADEPPAEPFTNSWWIPITFSTATNIENERFPAFWMPPNVTEVSYTIETLEGETVWFNPRSTGYYRVDYEPTLLQEMVQQMDKDHTAVPAAGRARLLDDTLNIALSRGNNYDAALQLMSYLQKETEYVPWMVAKDNLRHLQAMLRTNEEASRLLQAFVEKMAMPLLDKYGTDSGLGESANVQELRTIAIELACSASQSCKKDAQSAVNSLSQRERRYHNTVDGALLCHGLQQANVGQRNALVEEISHALLAKNGDDIFTKQYLEQSLSCIGTGKTMIQSYGKYLFDLSESDRTEALHRLFVQSKVPLEEVLQSIDSELSRRTSSVHHNAIAKVLLDVARYVTEPAGMQLLNSLTTAHAPWIGPEIEQQLQANRRWVDRNAAPLADALTRYFNA